A portion of the Marinobacter alexandrii genome contains these proteins:
- a CDS encoding VOC family protein, producing the protein MTKIDPIIAVKNIETSSKWYQSIFDCRSRHGGDTFDILVDGNDEVLICLHKWEEHDHPTMQNPNVPPGNGLILYFRTENMQLIRQNIESLGYSVESDIQLNPNSGKKEFSLRDPDGYYLIVSEFHQYGV; encoded by the coding sequence ATGACAAAGATTGATCCTATCATAGCCGTTAAAAACATTGAAACCAGTTCAAAATGGTATCAATCTATTTTTGATTGTAGGAGTAGACACGGTGGAGACACGTTTGATATATTGGTGGACGGAAATGATGAAGTATTGATTTGTCTTCATAAATGGGAAGAACATGACCACCCTACCATGCAAAACCCCAATGTACCACCAGGAAATGGGCTAATTCTGTACTTCAGAACTGAAAATATGCAGCTTATACGCCAGAACATTGAAAGCTTGGGGTACTCTGTAGAATCAGATATTCAATTGAACCCAAATTCTGGCAAGAAAGAATTCTCCTTAAGAGATCCTGACGGATATTATTTAATTGTTTCTGAATTTCATCAATACGGCGTTTAA
- a CDS encoding S8 family serine peptidase — protein MRRNKRYIKALLLALIVSTTTTFAQTLQQRQGISDKYNKAKLTQLQKDFKLKEDSRRSEAINMASLRGWDILKANSDGSVDELVAVSPDGYPIYYSIHNEDAARSTRANHLNIGGSLGLSLDGQNMTAHVWDGGPTRTTHQEFDGPGGNNRVSINDGVTGLNGNSFHAQHVTGTIVASGVQAAAKGMAPRAQARTHDWNNDLSEATSEAAAGMLISNHSYGFAWRNQFGQVQLPSWYGGAYIDDSRDWDNLMYNSPYYLMVVAAGNDGNDNSANSDPLGGNSAFDKLTGHSTSKNNMVVANGQDANVNNDGSFNSVTISGSSSEGPTDDLRIKPDITGNGSGVYSTYDNADNAYNSISGTSMASPNVAGTLLLLQQHYNNINGNFMRAATLKGVALHTADDAGISGPDAVFGWGLLNAKAAAETLTDNGNGSVIDELTLANGGSYTLNVDADGTNPLMVSISWTDPAGTANTGTINLATPVLVNDLDIRVTQGGTTYNPYRMTGVNSNSTGDNLVDPYERVDVSGASGSYTVTVTHKGSLSGGSQNFSLVVTGVTGTPPVCNATTPTGLSPSGVSTTSATLGWNAVSGTTYDLRYRATGTTTWTTTAVSGTSTTLTGLAGETSYEAQVRSICPDNSTSSYSSSVSFTTGSTNCSGGTSTFPYGESFENTLGTWSQSTTDDINWTVQTGGTPSASTGPTGASDGSYYIYMEVSGDGTGFPNKRAILNSSCFDLSGESGANATFDYQMTGNAVGSVALEASNDNGGSWTSVWSVAGDQGAAWNNADVDLSAYAGGTLLLRFNGISAASWQGDIAIDNFALTGGSTPDTQAPTTPTGLTANAVAQTTLTLNWNASSDNIGVTAYDVFNGSSNLGEVTSTSANITGLTAGTAYTFTVRAKDAAGNVSAASNAVNVTTQSSGISCSSTASLPYSEGFETNDGWTQVGGDDGDWTRDSGGTPSSNTGPGAAAEGSFYIFLEASTNGSAGQIGNNATAILESPCFDLSGETSATFSFKHHMFGTDVGSLTAQVSTDGTNFTNLWTLSGNQGNSWETVNVSLDAYAGGTVKLRMVGTTGAGWSSDIAIDDLSVSAGGVVVPTTVNLTLTFDNYPEETSWQILNGSTVVASGGTYPSQPDGSTINVNVDLNAGCYDFVISDTYGDGICCSFGNGAYSLADGATTLASGGSFGTSETTAFCVGGATASYAIQTSSVGQPVSFEIYPNPAVGNDLHIATTRNEVAYKITNLSGQTISQGDVSANKVDVSQLKEGIYMIELSSGGKSVNRKFIKQ, from the coding sequence ATGAGAAGAAATAAGCGATACATCAAGGCGTTGTTGCTCGCCTTGATTGTGTCCACTACTACTACCTTTGCTCAGACACTACAGCAAAGACAGGGCATCAGCGACAAATACAATAAAGCTAAGCTTACCCAACTTCAAAAAGATTTCAAATTGAAGGAAGACTCGAGAAGGTCGGAAGCGATTAACATGGCTTCTTTGCGAGGTTGGGATATTCTAAAAGCAAATTCAGATGGTTCGGTAGATGAATTGGTAGCTGTTTCTCCAGATGGTTATCCTATTTACTATTCAATTCATAATGAAGATGCCGCTAGATCTACACGAGCAAATCATCTGAACATTGGGGGATCGCTTGGACTTAGTTTGGATGGGCAAAACATGACGGCACACGTTTGGGATGGTGGGCCGACAAGAACCACGCATCAGGAATTTGATGGACCAGGCGGGAATAACCGTGTGTCTATCAACGATGGAGTAACGGGCCTTAATGGGAATAGTTTTCATGCTCAACATGTGACCGGTACTATTGTAGCCTCTGGAGTTCAGGCAGCTGCTAAAGGAATGGCCCCTCGTGCTCAAGCACGTACGCATGATTGGAACAATGACCTATCAGAGGCAACATCTGAAGCTGCCGCGGGTATGCTGATATCTAATCATTCATATGGTTTTGCTTGGAGAAATCAATTTGGACAGGTACAACTTCCATCCTGGTATGGGGGTGCCTATATAGATGATTCCAGAGATTGGGATAATCTTATGTATAACTCTCCATATTATCTTATGGTAGTAGCCGCCGGTAATGATGGAAACGATAATAGTGCAAATTCCGATCCTCTTGGTGGTAATTCTGCATTCGATAAATTGACAGGGCACTCTACCTCAAAAAATAATATGGTAGTAGCCAATGGTCAAGATGCTAATGTGAACAATGATGGTTCATTTAACAGCGTTACAATCAGCGGTAGCAGCAGTGAAGGGCCTACAGATGATTTAAGAATTAAGCCAGATATCACTGGAAATGGTTCAGGTGTTTATTCTACTTACGATAATGCTGATAATGCATACAATTCTATTAGTGGTACTTCTATGGCATCACCTAATGTTGCAGGAACATTACTTCTTCTTCAGCAGCACTATAATAATATCAACGGTAATTTCATGAGAGCTGCAACTTTGAAAGGAGTTGCACTCCATACAGCAGATGATGCTGGTATTTCAGGGCCTGATGCCGTTTTCGGATGGGGGCTTCTAAATGCAAAGGCTGCTGCTGAGACCCTTACTGACAATGGAAATGGATCTGTGATAGATGAACTGACACTAGCCAATGGTGGATCATATACTTTAAACGTGGACGCTGATGGAACAAATCCTCTTATGGTTTCGATCTCTTGGACAGATCCAGCTGGAACAGCAAATACTGGAACGATAAATTTGGCTACACCAGTATTGGTTAATGATCTTGATATTAGAGTTACCCAAGGAGGAACTACTTACAATCCTTACAGAATGACAGGAGTTAACTCTAACAGTACAGGAGACAATCTAGTAGATCCTTACGAAAGAGTAGACGTTTCAGGAGCTTCTGGTTCTTATACCGTAACAGTTACTCACAAAGGTTCTCTATCGGGTGGAAGTCAAAATTTCTCATTGGTAGTGACGGGTGTTACAGGCACACCTCCTGTATGTAATGCGACTACTCCAACAGGACTATCACCTTCTGGTGTAAGTACAACTTCAGCTACTTTAGGCTGGAATGCTGTTAGTGGAACAACCTACGATTTAAGATATAGAGCTACAGGAACGACTACCTGGACGACTACTGCAGTTTCAGGAACTTCAACGACACTAACTGGTTTAGCTGGAGAAACTTCATATGAAGCACAAGTACGTAGCATATGCCCTGATAACTCTACATCTTCCTATTCAAGCTCAGTTAGTTTCACAACCGGATCAACGAATTGTTCTGGAGGAACTTCTACATTCCCTTACGGAGAAAGCTTTGAAAATACATTAGGTACATGGAGTCAGTCTACGACAGATGATATTAATTGGACTGTTCAAACGGGAGGTACTCCTTCAGCTAGCACAGGACCTACTGGAGCATCCGATGGATCTTACTATATCTACATGGAGGTTTCAGGTGATGGCACAGGCTTCCCTAATAAGCGTGCTATCTTAAATTCCTCGTGTTTTGATCTTTCAGGTGAATCTGGAGCTAATGCGACTTTTGATTACCAGATGACAGGAAATGCTGTTGGATCTGTAGCATTGGAAGCAAGTAACGATAATGGCGGAAGCTGGACATCTGTTTGGTCTGTTGCCGGTGATCAAGGAGCAGCATGGAATAATGCTGATGTGGACCTATCTGCATATGCAGGTGGTACATTATTGTTGAGATTCAACGGAATCTCTGCAGCCTCTTGGCAGGGAGATATTGCCATTGATAACTTTGCATTAACGGGTGGATCTACACCTGATACCCAAGCCCCTACCACCCCAACAGGATTGACAGCTAATGCGGTAGCGCAAACTACTTTGACGCTAAACTGGAATGCATCAAGTGACAATATTGGAGTCACTGCCTATGATGTATTTAATGGATCATCGAACCTTGGTGAAGTAACAAGCACATCTGCTAATATCACAGGCCTTACTGCAGGTACAGCTTATACATTTACGGTACGAGCTAAAGATGCTGCCGGAAATGTTTCTGCTGCAAGTAATGCAGTAAATGTAACCACGCAGAGCTCAGGCATCAGCTGCTCTTCAACTGCAAGCCTACCATATTCGGAGGGTTTTGAAACCAATGATGGATGGACTCAGGTAGGTGGTGATGATGGGGACTGGACAAGAGATTCAGGTGGAACCCCTTCTTCAAACACGGGACCTGGTGCAGCTGCTGAGGGATCATTTTATATCTTCTTAGAAGCTTCTACAAATGGAAGTGCTGGACAAATTGGAAACAATGCTACGGCAATTCTTGAAAGTCCGTGCTTTGATCTTTCTGGGGAAACTTCAGCTACCTTCTCGTTCAAGCATCACATGTTTGGAACTGATGTAGGATCATTAACGGCTCAAGTTTCTACAGATGGCACCAACTTCACAAACCTTTGGACACTTTCTGGAAATCAAGGTAACTCATGGGAAACTGTGAATGTAAGTCTTGATGCTTATGCAGGCGGAACAGTAAAGTTGAGAATGGTCGGAACGACAGGAGCTGGATGGTCAAGTGATATTGCCATCGATGATCTTTCAGTTAGTGCAGGTGGTGTGGTAGTACCGACTACTGTTAACCTAACGTTGACATTTGATAACTATCCTGAAGAAACTAGCTGGCAGATACTAAATGGATCTACGGTAGTTGCTTCTGGAGGCACGTATCCTTCACAACCTGATGGATCTACCATCAATGTAAATGTTGACTTGAATGCAGGATGTTATGATTTTGTAATCAGTGATACATATGGTGATGGTATCTGCTGTTCATTTGGAAACGGGGCTTACAGCCTGGCAGATGGAGCAACTACGCTTGCTTCTGGAGGATCATTTGGAACTAGTGAAACCACTGCATTCTGTGTGGGTGGGGCAACAGCTTCTTATGCAATCCAAACGTCATCTGTAGGTCAGCCTGTTAGCTTTGAGATATATCCTAACCCTGCGGTAGGAAATGACCTCCACATTGCGACTACTCGCAACGAAGTAGCATATAAAATAACAAACTTAAGTGGCCAAACGATCTCACAAGGAGATGTTAGTGCAAACAAAGTTGATGTAAGTCAATTGAAAGAAGGCATATATATGATTGAGCTTTCCTCTGGTGGAAAATCAGTCAATAGAAAATTTATAAAGCAATAA
- a CDS encoding amidohydrolase family protein — MRLTIILFFCFLSFLATSQKIKITADRLFDGENMKTDWGVIVEGNTILEVGPINQLGKSDETINYEGGTIMPGMIEGHSHVLLYPYNQTGWNDQVLKESRSLRAIRGAKMATKNLYAGFTTIRDLGSEGAGYADVAIKQSIEEGIIDGPRMLVAGKAIVATGSYGPKGFHPDFEVPLGAEPADGQNLITVTRDQIGKGADFIKVYADYRWGPNKTAMPTFSIEELKLIVETAKSSGRVVVAHAATAEGMRRATLAGVKTIEHGSDATVEVLELMKEREVALCPTLAATHAIAQYFDGWNGEAPEPRRVLGKREMFKRVLESGVTIVAGGDVGVFEHGENVKELELMVDYGMKERDVLRSVTSVNAQIFGLNKLGKLDANFLADIVVVKGNPEESISDLYNIKLVMKDGKIYKQ; from the coding sequence ATGCGCCTAACTATTATTTTATTTTTTTGCTTTTTAAGTTTCTTAGCTACATCCCAAAAGATTAAAATCACTGCAGATCGTCTTTTTGACGGTGAAAATATGAAGACTGATTGGGGAGTAATTGTTGAAGGCAATACAATTCTAGAAGTAGGGCCTATTAATCAGTTGGGCAAATCTGATGAAACAATTAATTATGAAGGTGGTACGATCATGCCAGGCATGATTGAAGGTCACTCGCACGTTTTACTTTACCCATACAATCAGACGGGTTGGAATGATCAGGTACTAAAAGAATCCCGGAGCTTGCGTGCTATTCGTGGTGCAAAAATGGCTACTAAAAACTTATATGCTGGATTTACGACTATTCGAGACTTAGGATCTGAAGGTGCAGGGTACGCGGATGTGGCTATTAAGCAAAGCATTGAAGAAGGAATAATAGACGGCCCCAGGATGCTGGTAGCCGGAAAAGCTATTGTGGCTACAGGGAGTTATGGACCTAAAGGATTCCATCCGGATTTTGAAGTTCCGTTGGGTGCAGAGCCAGCAGACGGGCAAAATTTGATTACAGTGACAAGGGATCAAATTGGAAAGGGGGCTGATTTTATAAAGGTTTATGCGGATTACCGCTGGGGACCGAACAAAACAGCCATGCCAACCTTTTCTATTGAAGAATTAAAACTCATTGTGGAAACAGCAAAGAGTAGTGGTAGGGTAGTAGTAGCACATGCAGCTACAGCAGAAGGAATGAGAAGGGCAACACTTGCAGGTGTAAAAACAATTGAGCATGGATCGGATGCAACCGTAGAAGTATTGGAACTAATGAAAGAACGAGAAGTGGCATTGTGCCCAACATTAGCAGCTACTCATGCGATTGCACAGTATTTTGATGGATGGAATGGAGAGGCTCCAGAACCACGAAGAGTATTAGGCAAGCGTGAAATGTTTAAGCGTGTCTTAGAAAGCGGAGTTACAATTGTGGCAGGTGGAGATGTAGGCGTTTTTGAGCATGGAGAAAATGTAAAAGAATTGGAATTGATGGTTGATTATGGGATGAAGGAACGCGATGTATTAAGGTCAGTCACCTCTGTAAATGCTCAGATATTCGGACTGAATAAACTGGGAAAGCTGGATGCTAATTTTCTTGCAGATATTGTAGTAGTAAAGGGTAACCCTGAAGAATCTATTTCAGACCTTTACAATATCAAATTAGTTATGAAGGACGGTAAAATCTATAAACAATGA
- a CDS encoding isoprenylcysteine carboxylmethyltransferase family protein, producing the protein MRLKIPPVIVFLLSLGIAFGIYYLTKEYSYNYPYKTLLSRIPLVSGALIALAGIAAFRLRGTTTDPTKPEKASTLVTNGIYMYTRNPMYFGMLLVLIGGIIRIGNPFCILSAIFFVLYMNKFQIRPEEGALKNLFPNEYPEYLKKVRRWI; encoded by the coding sequence ATGAGACTTAAAATACCACCAGTGATTGTATTCCTGCTTTCTTTAGGAATTGCATTTGGTATTTACTATTTGACAAAAGAGTATTCATATAACTATCCTTATAAGACTTTATTATCTAGAATACCATTGGTATCAGGTGCATTGATAGCGCTTGCAGGAATAGCCGCATTTAGATTAAGGGGAACAACCACAGATCCGACAAAACCAGAAAAAGCAAGTACTTTGGTAACTAACGGGATCTATATGTATACGCGAAACCCAATGTATTTTGGAATGCTCTTGGTGCTAATAGGAGGAATCATACGAATTGGAAATCCATTTTGTATCTTATCTGCTATTTTTTTTGTCTTGTATATGAATAAATTTCAAATCAGGCCAGAAGAGGGAGCTCTCAAAAACTTATTCCCCAATGAGTATCCAGAGTACCTTAAAAAGGTGAGAAGGTGGATTTAG
- a CDS encoding TlpA disulfide reductase family protein: MNKSIVLLMLVLSINSQGQSEKKSYFKDAKSGLILNEVEYQKAKEKKSEELKKYKDLILKETFIDSVVTSDSIINTFKLGYKIDLQAKIDREEKSAKKWIGQQFTFSDLNTVAGEKIKSEMLNGKPTLINIWYVACKPCIEEMPILNNIASTYSEKVNFISISYDSKESVAKFLQKRDFNFSHHIVNAKSLIDELGIQSYPKNILLDKNGVITQIEDGIHYQKINGKSVIGNGEELIKLIERLL, from the coding sequence ATGAATAAATCAATAGTATTATTAATGCTTGTTCTGAGCATAAATTCTCAAGGTCAAAGCGAAAAGAAAAGCTATTTCAAGGATGCAAAATCCGGCCTGATTCTTAATGAGGTAGAATATCAAAAAGCCAAAGAAAAAAAATCCGAGGAATTAAAAAAGTACAAAGATCTAATTCTTAAAGAGACCTTCATAGATAGTGTTGTCACAAGTGATTCAATCATCAACACATTCAAACTAGGATATAAAATTGATTTACAAGCTAAAATTGACAGAGAAGAAAAAAGTGCCAAAAAATGGATAGGACAGCAATTCACTTTCAGTGATTTAAACACTGTTGCTGGCGAGAAAATTAAATCCGAGATGCTAAATGGAAAGCCAACACTCATTAATATATGGTACGTCGCTTGTAAACCTTGCATTGAAGAGATGCCAATACTGAATAATATAGCAAGTACGTATTCTGAAAAAGTAAACTTTATCTCTATCTCATATGATAGCAAAGAAAGTGTGGCGAAATTTTTACAGAAAAGAGATTTTAATTTTTCGCATCACATAGTAAACGCCAAATCGCTCATTGATGAATTAGGTATTCAATCCTATCCAAAAAACATACTGCTGGATAAGAATGGAGTTATAACACAAATAGAGGATGGAATACACTATCAAAAGATCAATGGCAAATCAGTGATTGGAAATGGAGAAGAATTGATTAAACTGATTGAAAGATTACTCTAG
- a CDS encoding response regulator — MISLLIVEDEPLIADDIATTLEKSGYEVTAIVDNAEDAFTKISAKSPDLAILDINIEGDMDGIELASQLKIPFIFVTSYYDKETLDKVSMLSPSGFIVKPFNSQDLVANVELARRRKIVGVKQEEVVSETIFIRDQQSILSLKPKEILFAEAMDNYTVIHTKSKKHTISHTLKSVEEKLLKYGFLRIHRSYLINFDKIDSISENLVYIKGHHLSVGKSFRKNLIASLEIL; from the coding sequence ATGATTTCTCTTTTAATCGTGGAAGATGAGCCGCTCATAGCGGATGATATAGCAACTACTTTAGAAAAGTCGGGCTATGAAGTCACAGCGATTGTAGATAATGCAGAGGACGCTTTTACGAAAATATCAGCAAAATCTCCGGATCTTGCGATTCTAGATATCAATATTGAAGGTGACATGGACGGAATTGAGTTGGCTTCTCAGCTTAAAATACCCTTCATATTCGTTACCTCATATTATGATAAAGAGACGTTGGATAAAGTAAGCATGCTAAGTCCATCTGGCTTTATTGTAAAACCTTTCAATAGCCAAGACCTAGTTGCTAATGTTGAATTAGCGCGAAGGAGAAAGATTGTTGGCGTAAAACAAGAAGAGGTTGTTTCAGAAACAATTTTCATAAGAGATCAACAGTCTATTTTATCCCTCAAGCCCAAGGAAATCCTTTTTGCTGAGGCTATGGATAACTATACGGTGATTCACACTAAATCAAAGAAACATACCATAAGCCATACCCTCAAAAGCGTAGAAGAGAAATTGTTGAAGTACGGTTTTTTGAGAATACATCGCTCGTATTTAATCAATTTTGATAAAATAGATTCTATATCGGAAAACCTTGTATACATAAAAGGTCATCATTTGTCCGTTGGAAAATCTTTCAGGAAAAACCTAATTGCTTCTCTGGAGATATTATAG
- a CDS encoding histidine kinase dimerization/phosphoacceptor domain -containing protein, translating into MKIFALYLMGCFLILDLIAQDTRIDSLRNLLEVAEQDSSKIQLLLDLAKEHSVLDTALASKFYNDAIIISKELGNIAYINVAREKGDYLRKTRRKQLAIGFLLRVLKEISNKEIPELEILYTGIGIAHYQSYQPDSAAYYFRKGILLAKKYHKTEREGILWMNIGNTNYMKGLLDSALFYYAKSQEVLSKTTSYHRIAELHITKTIIYQNLKDYSKAERELNSALKLKMPNQEELIKHRSQVFERKSTLHFLKNEYQLALVTIDSALQLYEVIKEREEIMKSLRFKSTVLLRQGKVSAAQDILWQLFDYQEGNTDLYERASVLKDIGFSFTISGNHREAIKLFRQALKFTGSSEIKRVHTNILNDLGSTYLATSQYDSAKWFLDQAIQETKEDEIIPETYHYLAKYHIMVGQPDSALLYANYLMGNQKVKEIPSLYFGAKFIQASANYSRGNLKRAQGIINEIIRQEREINSLTIIRDSYELLYHIKYDQGRFRDAISAIEKYQILNDSVINLDNLTQGIRLQYESTYDRQQLKDSLQYAEKDQLALLEQQKNKILVSNQRITIILIGSSTLLLLAISLILFRNNRSSQKKNKLIGEQKESIEKSLNEKEILLKEIHHRVKNNLQVISSLLNLQAENLSTESALEALTDGQNRVKSMSLIHQRLYQENDLRGVDVNDYLKNLIPQLISSFALNNKEIDYKIDVGDIKLDVDTLVPLGLIINELVTNSLKHAFEEMNSGIIELKIREENDMLHVSIKDNGKGFNEAELQNSNSFGWKMIDSLSRKLKAELSILNEEGTLVDIFISRYKMVI; encoded by the coding sequence ATGAAAATCTTTGCCCTGTACCTAATGGGTTGCTTTCTAATACTTGATCTAATCGCTCAAGACACTAGAATTGATTCATTGCGCAATCTTCTGGAGGTCGCAGAGCAGGATTCCAGCAAAATACAGCTCCTCCTTGATCTGGCTAAAGAACACTCCGTCTTAGACACTGCACTTGCTAGTAAGTTTTACAATGACGCAATTATCATTAGTAAGGAGCTTGGGAATATTGCATATATCAATGTTGCCAGAGAAAAAGGCGACTATCTCAGGAAAACAAGGAGAAAACAGCTTGCCATAGGTTTTCTTTTACGGGTTTTGAAAGAGATATCAAATAAGGAGATACCAGAATTAGAAATATTATATACCGGGATTGGGATTGCACATTATCAATCTTATCAGCCAGATAGTGCTGCCTATTATTTCAGGAAAGGTATTTTACTCGCCAAAAAATATCATAAAACCGAGAGAGAAGGAATTCTATGGATGAATATTGGCAATACCAATTACATGAAAGGGTTATTGGATAGTGCACTGTTCTATTACGCCAAGAGTCAAGAGGTATTGTCTAAGACCACAAGCTATCACAGAATAGCAGAACTGCATATCACAAAAACCATTATCTACCAAAACCTTAAAGATTACTCAAAAGCCGAAAGAGAACTTAACAGTGCATTGAAACTAAAAATGCCAAACCAGGAAGAATTAATAAAGCATCGATCCCAGGTTTTCGAAAGGAAATCAACACTGCATTTTTTGAAAAATGAATATCAGCTGGCACTAGTCACTATTGATTCAGCACTACAACTCTATGAAGTAATAAAGGAGCGTGAGGAGATCATGAAGAGTCTTCGCTTTAAAAGCACCGTTCTTTTAAGACAAGGAAAAGTGAGCGCCGCTCAGGATATTTTATGGCAGTTATTTGACTATCAGGAGGGTAATACTGATCTTTATGAACGAGCTTCAGTTTTAAAAGATATTGGTTTTTCGTTTACCATTTCAGGCAATCATAGGGAAGCTATAAAGCTCTTTCGTCAGGCACTAAAATTCACAGGGTCATCAGAAATCAAGAGGGTGCATACGAATATATTGAACGATCTGGGATCAACATATTTAGCAACCTCACAGTATGATTCTGCAAAATGGTTCTTGGATCAAGCTATACAAGAAACCAAGGAAGATGAGATAATTCCAGAAACCTATCATTATCTCGCGAAGTATCACATTATGGTCGGTCAACCTGATTCTGCTTTGTTATACGCTAACTATTTGATGGGCAATCAAAAAGTAAAAGAAATACCTTCCCTCTACTTTGGTGCAAAGTTCATTCAAGCATCTGCTAATTATAGTAGAGGGAATTTAAAACGAGCACAGGGTATTATAAACGAAATCATCAGGCAAGAGCGTGAAATTAATAGCTTGACTATTATAAGGGATAGTTATGAATTGCTGTACCACATTAAATATGATCAGGGACGCTTCAGAGATGCGATCAGTGCAATCGAAAAGTATCAGATCTTGAATGATAGTGTAATAAATTTAGACAACCTTACACAAGGTATCAGACTTCAATATGAAAGTACCTATGACCGACAGCAACTAAAAGATTCGCTACAATATGCTGAGAAAGATCAGCTTGCCTTACTGGAACAACAGAAAAATAAAATCCTGGTTAGCAATCAAAGAATCACGATTATCTTGATTGGGTCTAGTACACTATTACTTTTAGCGATTAGTCTAATACTCTTTAGAAATAACAGGTCTAGTCAAAAGAAGAATAAGCTAATTGGTGAACAAAAAGAAAGTATTGAGAAGTCACTCAATGAGAAAGAAATCCTTCTGAAGGAAATTCACCATCGGGTCAAAAACAACTTACAGGTAATCTCCAGTTTGCTCAATTTGCAAGCTGAGAACCTTTCGACTGAATCGGCCCTGGAAGCACTCACTGATGGACAAAATAGGGTGAAATCTATGTCACTCATTCACCAGCGCCTCTATCAAGAAAATGACCTGAGAGGGGTAGATGTAAATGACTACCTTAAAAATCTTATTCCTCAGCTGATCAGTTCGTTTGCACTCAACAACAAAGAAATCGACTATAAAATAGATGTTGGAGATATTAAGTTGGATGTGGATACACTGGTGCCCCTCGGGTTGATCATCAACGAGCTGGTCACCAATAGCCTGAAACACGCTTTTGAAGAGATGAATAGCGGAATCATCGAGCTGAAGATTAGGGAAGAAAATGATATGTTGCATGTAAGCATAAAAGACAATGGCAAGGGTTTCAATGAGGCAGAACTGCAAAATTCCAATTCATTTGGATGGAAGATGATAGACTCATTATCTAGAAAATTAAAAGCGGAACTGAGTATCCTTAATGAAGAAGGTACACTCGTCGATATTTTCATTAGTCGATATAAAATGGTGATTTAG